Proteins encoded within one genomic window of Terriglobus sp. TAA 43:
- a CDS encoding response regulator transcription factor → MNTKIRLMVVEDHHVVREGLVALLSSVKEIEVVASVSDGDKAVTSFSSLHPDVTLMDLQLPGMGGAEATRKIREQAPDARVIVLTTYDGDEDIFRALQAGACGYLLKGMPFDELVQAIYAVHRGESRIPSQIADKLAERSKSEQLTPREIHVLERIVAGRANKDIASDLSISEATVKTHVNNLLAKLGVVDRTQAATAALQRGFARLR, encoded by the coding sequence ATGAACACAAAGATTAGGCTCATGGTTGTCGAGGATCATCATGTCGTACGCGAAGGTCTCGTCGCACTTTTGTCTTCCGTCAAAGAGATCGAAGTGGTTGCTTCCGTCAGCGACGGTGATAAGGCCGTAACAAGCTTCTCCTCGCTGCATCCGGACGTAACCCTGATGGATCTGCAACTGCCGGGTATGGGTGGTGCAGAGGCGACGCGGAAGATTCGTGAACAAGCACCTGACGCGCGTGTCATCGTGCTGACCACTTACGATGGCGATGAAGATATCTTCCGGGCGCTGCAGGCTGGCGCGTGCGGCTATCTTCTGAAAGGCATGCCGTTTGATGAGTTGGTGCAAGCCATTTATGCCGTACATCGTGGCGAGTCGCGCATCCCTTCTCAGATCGCCGACAAACTGGCTGAACGCAGCAAGAGCGAACAACTCACGCCGCGCGAGATTCATGTTCTGGAGCGTATTGTCGCTGGCAGGGCGAACAAAGACATCGCATCCGACTTGTCCATTTCGGAGGCAACCGTGAAGACCCACGTGAACAACCTGCTTGCCAAGCTCGGCGTAGTCGATAGAACGCAAGCGGCAACGGCTGCATTACAACGCGGTTTCGCCCGTTTAAGGTAA
- a CDS encoding sensor histidine kinase: protein MRATRQVASQLLPACLVAVLLSMLAAAQDLRYLRHGSWSTENGLPQNSVHQILQTKDGFLWIATEDGIARFDGVAFKTFKHDNEPTFASNDACCLAEEPSGDLWVGTNDGLLRLRRGVFQRFSEKDGLPSAEILGLQVNASGDLLVQTTSGIAAQSGERFLPRVHKISDDAGTVSPVVRGLGEEVWAMSGTGVKVTKPTATREWTISTGLPGTRVVSLFVDRQGNAWVGTNDGLAVIRHGGDHTESIAALRGNSVLQTYQDREGNYWTGTESTGLHLLHAEVFREAAGLADQTLTSIVQGSDGDIWVGTRNDGLRRIRDGRVENPVRADALTSRFILALAPGRYGDVWAGTPDGLNHIDSTGKVQRFTSADMLPDDYIRALTAGSDGAIWVGTRKGLIRLKGTNAKVFTSADGLGADLIGSLLSASSGDLWVGTSGGLSKLTSDGRLVTYTTKDGLRSPLVSALAESPAGTVWAGTTDGTISRVKDNHISTVRSSSLLVGKISALLADRAGFMWIRGEHSLLRVAVADLNSCIDKGERCVLPLQRYTKADGLPDSEIVAGGSPLLWQMQDGEVWSATQKGAAIASGQPIPVTQSFPVVIDRMLVDGTEQSLQRGPLTLGPGDSRVDIEYAGLSLASALRVEYRYRLDGFDRDWTVAGTRRTATYTNLPPRMYTFYVEARASDGTWLQPPAALAFRVTPPAYRRWWFILSAFLLATAAAVALYRLRLRRLRREFEVVLGERNRIAREIHDTLAQDFVGIALQLDLASQFLAGGEAESAQRQVQSTRKLVMEGLAEARRSIWDLRAISSKDSLPTRLAALVDRYSGPSLAIKLQVGGAYRQLPARVEEEVLRIAQEALSNIQRHSGVETAHVQLHFGTNILMMTVRDQGCGFSVDEQQAFLQGHFGVSGMRERAAAIGAKLLIESEVGQGTTVTLRANIAGEEGRQS from the coding sequence TTGCGCGCAACCCGCCAAGTTGCAAGCCAACTCCTACCGGCTTGTCTTGTTGCGGTGCTGTTGAGCATGCTGGCCGCAGCGCAGGACCTAAGGTATCTGCGACACGGCAGTTGGTCTACGGAAAATGGGCTTCCGCAGAATAGCGTTCATCAGATTCTGCAAACGAAGGACGGCTTCCTCTGGATTGCTACGGAAGACGGTATCGCGCGTTTTGATGGCGTAGCGTTCAAAACTTTCAAGCACGATAACGAGCCGACGTTTGCAAGCAATGATGCTTGCTGCCTTGCTGAGGAACCCTCGGGCGATCTCTGGGTAGGAACAAATGACGGCTTGTTGCGGTTGCGACGGGGTGTTTTCCAGCGCTTCAGTGAGAAAGACGGCCTTCCGTCGGCCGAAATCCTTGGACTGCAGGTAAATGCTTCCGGCGATCTGCTGGTACAGACGACGTCCGGCATAGCCGCACAGAGCGGCGAACGTTTTCTGCCGCGCGTTCACAAAATCTCTGATGACGCGGGCACGGTTTCTCCAGTTGTGAGAGGCCTTGGTGAAGAAGTCTGGGCTATGTCCGGTACGGGCGTAAAGGTGACGAAGCCTACGGCGACTCGCGAATGGACCATATCAACGGGCCTACCGGGTACACGCGTTGTGTCCCTCTTTGTGGATCGTCAGGGCAATGCATGGGTAGGCACCAACGATGGTCTCGCCGTCATCAGGCATGGAGGAGATCACACGGAAAGTATTGCGGCACTACGTGGAAACTCGGTTCTGCAAACCTACCAGGATCGCGAAGGGAACTACTGGACTGGGACAGAGTCCACAGGCCTGCATCTGCTGCACGCCGAAGTTTTTCGTGAGGCCGCGGGACTTGCCGACCAGACGCTGACATCCATTGTTCAGGGAAGCGATGGAGATATATGGGTAGGGACCCGGAACGATGGTCTTCGGCGTATCCGTGATGGACGGGTTGAAAATCCGGTTCGCGCGGACGCTCTCACCAGCCGCTTCATTCTTGCGCTGGCGCCGGGGCGCTACGGTGATGTCTGGGCGGGAACTCCGGATGGGTTGAATCACATTGATTCCACCGGCAAGGTACAGCGTTTCACATCGGCGGACATGCTACCGGATGACTACATCCGCGCCTTAACAGCGGGATCGGATGGAGCCATCTGGGTTGGCACGCGCAAAGGCCTCATCCGCCTGAAGGGAACCAACGCAAAGGTCTTTACGAGTGCTGACGGATTAGGGGCAGACCTGATTGGATCATTGCTCTCTGCAAGCAGTGGTGACTTATGGGTAGGCACCTCCGGCGGTCTTTCAAAGCTGACTTCAGATGGTCGATTGGTCACCTACACGACCAAAGACGGCTTACGATCTCCGCTTGTGTCAGCGCTTGCAGAGTCGCCCGCTGGAACCGTGTGGGCAGGTACCACTGATGGAACCATAAGCCGCGTGAAGGACAACCACATCTCAACCGTCCGAAGCTCATCGTTGCTCGTGGGCAAGATCTCAGCTTTGCTTGCCGATCGGGCAGGGTTTATGTGGATACGTGGCGAACACTCTCTATTGCGTGTTGCCGTTGCAGACCTGAACAGCTGCATTGACAAAGGGGAGCGCTGTGTTCTGCCGCTGCAGCGGTACACCAAGGCGGACGGTCTCCCAGACTCGGAAATTGTCGCAGGCGGATCACCGTTACTTTGGCAGATGCAGGATGGGGAGGTCTGGTCGGCAACGCAGAAAGGCGCGGCAATCGCCTCAGGCCAACCCATTCCAGTCACTCAATCGTTCCCTGTCGTCATCGACCGGATGTTGGTGGACGGCACCGAGCAGAGTCTGCAACGCGGTCCGTTAACCCTCGGCCCTGGCGATTCGCGTGTCGACATTGAATATGCGGGACTAAGTCTTGCTTCCGCGCTCCGTGTCGAGTATCGCTATCGGCTCGACGGATTTGATCGGGACTGGACGGTCGCTGGCACGCGACGAACAGCAACCTACACCAATCTGCCACCACGGATGTATACGTTTTACGTGGAAGCCAGGGCCAGTGATGGCACATGGCTCCAGCCGCCAGCGGCACTAGCGTTCCGTGTCACGCCACCTGCGTACAGGCGATGGTGGTTCATACTTTCGGCCTTTCTGCTCGCCACGGCCGCCGCCGTTGCACTGTACCGGCTAAGGCTTCGAAGACTACGGCGGGAGTTCGAGGTTGTGCTGGGTGAACGCAACCGGATCGCCCGTGAAATACACGACACCCTGGCGCAGGATTTTGTCGGTATCGCACTGCAGCTTGACCTCGCTTCGCAGTTCCTTGCAGGCGGAGAAGCTGAGTCTGCTCAGCGGCAGGTACAGTCAACCCGGAAACTCGTGATGGAGGGGCTTGCAGAAGCACGGCGAAGCATCTGGGATTTACGCGCAATCAGCAGCAAGGATAGTTTGCCGACACGTCTGGCTGCGCTGGTCGATCGATATTCGGGGCCGTCCCTCGCTATCAAGCTTCAGGTGGGTGGTGCCTATCGCCAACTTCCTGCTCGTGTTGAAGAGGAAGTCTTACGCATCGCGCAGGAGGCGCTGTCGAACATCCAACGGCATTCTGGTGTCGAAACCGCACACGTTCAATTGCATTTCGGGACGAATATCCTGATGATGACTGTCAGAGATCAGGGCTGTGGTTTCAGCGTCGATGAGCAACAGGCATTCCTGCAAGGGCATTTTGGTGTAAGCGGCATGCGCGAACGAGCAGCGGCTATAGGAGCGAAACTCCTTATCGAAAGCGAAGTTGGCCAAGGGACAACCGTAACGCTACGCGCGAACATTGCTGGGGAAGAGGGGAGACAGTCATGA
- a CDS encoding tetratricopeptide repeat protein, whose protein sequence is MSSYRFTRVSIGFVLLSMALAVGSFVVRNAVHAATDDDTHKAARTAYNDKIAATYNYRYGKDHPFTPSNMTTDNGEFIDPKDFPTAQYCGHCHQAAHQQWRESAHSNSNRVPWYLKNVGLLNEEKGIEFSRHCEGCHDPIAMVAGALTQAGPKKRPYDADGITCSVCHSMQKNDLRGTGSYVLAVPAVLVDETGAPIHRKVSDLEILSHLDRHSAAVMKPFYRTSEFCASCHKAALPHELNDYKWQRAMTPYDEWQNSSFAKQSPLPFYVKPAVSTCETCHMPRETLTGKGDPGAKNGQLASHRWLGANSLIPAYYGYEDQAKRVREFLANSVFNVDIFSLERDGENGQPNRIIAPLGTVSYAVAPGEKLTVTVVIQNKGAAHSHVPEQRDMYESWTAFTVKDSNGKLIGQSGNLQPSGDLDPAAHSFTNRLINKEGTLNGQHEVWNNRVVAYNNTIQSGRSQLVRYSFTIPKDCTGSITITAAVRYRRFDQQFINFALKPNYQQPVLDMVTATRTINIGKTLPSTPDAAENPVWMRWNNYGIGLLDAQQYAASVSAFEQVAKLRPDYADAYTNVAIADIQWERYADALPSLNKALALSPDNARALYYLALIQRNEGQVDEAIVNLRKVAQQFPRSRDAHRELGFSLYQKQRYAEARTEYEAVQSIDPDDLAAHYNLSIIYRRLGLKEEANRQAAYFADQKDDPTASTFALEYLRKHGDIAQESVLWHTHDLDAHGKPTAGELTTSMLPSQQQP, encoded by the coding sequence ATGTCTTCCTATCGTTTCACGCGTGTCTCGATCGGCTTTGTTCTGCTTTCCATGGCGCTTGCCGTGGGCAGCTTCGTTGTACGAAATGCTGTTCACGCGGCAACAGACGATGACACGCACAAGGCGGCACGCACGGCTTACAACGATAAGATTGCGGCGACATACAACTATCGTTATGGCAAGGATCATCCGTTCACGCCGTCGAACATGACCACGGATAACGGCGAATTCATCGATCCCAAGGACTTTCCCACGGCACAGTACTGTGGCCATTGTCACCAGGCCGCGCATCAGCAGTGGCGTGAGTCGGCCCACTCCAATTCCAACCGTGTGCCCTGGTATCTGAAGAACGTTGGGCTACTGAACGAGGAAAAGGGAATCGAGTTTTCGCGACACTGCGAGGGTTGCCATGATCCAATCGCCATGGTCGCGGGAGCACTGACGCAGGCCGGGCCGAAGAAGCGGCCTTATGACGCCGACGGTATCACCTGCTCCGTCTGTCACAGCATGCAGAAGAATGATCTGCGCGGAACGGGCAGTTACGTTCTGGCCGTGCCTGCAGTACTGGTCGATGAAACTGGTGCACCCATTCATCGCAAGGTTTCCGACCTGGAGATTCTTTCGCATCTCGACCGCCATTCCGCTGCCGTGATGAAGCCGTTCTATAGGACCAGCGAGTTTTGTGCGAGCTGTCACAAGGCCGCGCTGCCGCATGAGTTGAACGACTACAAATGGCAGCGCGCGATGACGCCATATGACGAATGGCAAAACTCGAGCTTTGCGAAACAGTCTCCCTTGCCGTTCTATGTAAAACCGGCGGTTTCCACCTGCGAGACGTGTCACATGCCTCGCGAGACGCTAACGGGTAAGGGGGATCCCGGCGCGAAGAACGGCCAGCTTGCTAGTCACCGCTGGCTCGGAGCGAACTCGCTGATCCCTGCCTATTACGGATATGAGGACCAGGCAAAACGCGTGCGCGAGTTCCTTGCGAACAGTGTCTTCAATGTCGATATCTTTTCCCTCGAGCGCGATGGCGAAAACGGCCAGCCCAACAGGATCATCGCGCCCCTGGGCACTGTGTCCTACGCAGTAGCTCCGGGTGAAAAGCTAACAGTCACGGTTGTGATTCAGAACAAGGGTGCCGCACATTCCCACGTTCCCGAACAGCGCGACATGTACGAAAGCTGGACGGCGTTCACGGTGAAGGACAGCAATGGTAAGTTGATCGGTCAGAGTGGCAACCTGCAGCCTTCCGGTGATCTTGATCCTGCGGCGCACAGTTTCACGAACCGGCTGATCAACAAGGAAGGAACGCTCAATGGGCAGCATGAGGTCTGGAACAATCGAGTTGTTGCTTACAACAACACGATACAGAGCGGCCGATCGCAACTTGTGCGTTACAGCTTCACCATTCCCAAGGACTGCACTGGATCGATCACCATTACGGCCGCGGTCAGGTATCGCCGCTTCGATCAGCAATTCATCAATTTCGCACTGAAGCCGAACTACCAGCAGCCGGTACTCGACATGGTGACGGCAACACGAACCATCAACATCGGCAAAACATTGCCATCTACACCCGACGCTGCCGAGAATCCTGTCTGGATGCGCTGGAACAACTACGGCATCGGCCTGCTGGATGCACAACAGTACGCAGCGAGCGTCAGCGCGTTCGAGCAAGTGGCGAAACTACGGCCGGACTATGCAGACGCGTATACGAATGTGGCCATTGCAGACATCCAGTGGGAAAGATACGCGGACGCTCTTCCGAGCTTGAACAAAGCTCTCGCGCTGTCTCCTGACAATGCTCGCGCGCTCTACTACCTTGCGCTGATCCAGCGGAATGAAGGGCAGGTCGATGAAGCTATTGTCAATCTGCGGAAGGTGGCGCAACAGTTTCCACGATCCCGCGATGCCCATCGTGAGCTTGGCTTCAGCCTTTACCAGAAGCAGCGTTACGCGGAGGCACGGACCGAGTATGAGGCGGTTCAGTCCATCGATCCAGACGATCTTGCGGCTCACTACAACCTATCGATCATCTATCGCCGACTTGGATTGAAGGAAGAGGCCAACAGGCAGGCCGCCTATTTTGCGGATCAGAAGGACGACCCCACTGCGAGTACCTTTGCGCTGGAGTACCTACGGAAGCACGGCGACATTGCGCAGGAATCCGTGCTGTGGCACACGCACGACCTGGATGCACACGGCAAACCCACTGCGGGTGAACTTACAACGAGCATGCTGCCGTCGCAGCAACAGCCTTGA
- a CDS encoding cytochrome c: MTRHRFTPQLAFILLLAMFLLTAQRSFALDPQSEAVKAGAVLFGKSGCTYCHGPAGAGTERAPSLRGVSSRRSDEQIRHQIHDGGQMMPPFGEALTEDEIAQLSAFLQAKDAWDLVPPPK; encoded by the coding sequence ATGACACGCCACAGATTTACTCCTCAGCTTGCCTTCATACTGCTTCTCGCCATGTTTCTTTTGACGGCGCAACGGTCGTTCGCCCTCGATCCTCAAAGTGAAGCCGTGAAGGCGGGTGCTGTGCTGTTTGGCAAATCGGGCTGTACGTACTGTCACGGCCCTGCCGGAGCGGGGACCGAACGAGCGCCCTCGCTACGCGGTGTGTCGAGCCGACGCAGTGATGAGCAGATTCGGCACCAGATCCACGATGGCGGCCAGATGATGCCGCCCTTTGGTGAAGCGCTCACCGAAGATGAGATTGCGCAGCTCTCGGCGTTTCTGCAAGCGAAAGACGCATGGGACTTGGTCCCTCCGCCGAAGTGA
- a CDS encoding CRTAC1 family protein — translation MRPIRLAKLFISLTALFMGVSLLYGQNPLEQRTQKSQEGAQSPAQGGSNTAGAHPPVLGADNRPITLGGAVRTGPVPYTDVTAAAGLSVWKHVSGQDEKRYILEVVGSGVALFDYDNDGWLDIYLPNGSTRAAMEGKAEAPRAALFHNNHDGTFEDVTEKAGVANGRWAFGAVAGDFDNDGWPDLYVTNFGKNRLYRNNHDGTFVDVAEKAGVALGGWSTGATWGDYDGDGKLDLFVPGYVKVDLKNLPEAAPGAASLAYCSFRGVPEYCGPRGLPGESDHLFHNKGDGTFEDVSVKAGVADNPGYYGLASAFVDVNNDGKLDLLVANDSTPNYLYLNKGNGTFEDVSYASGYALNKDGRETASMGIGIGDYRNNGLVDIFNTTFSDDYKPLYRNDGDANFTDVSYELHIAEGTIPFLGWGTAFLDYDNDGWKDLAFVNGHVYRDADKQPWGTSWAERMLLFRNVQGKLEPVPAVEGTALAMPRASRGLAVGDLFNTGRLDLVINNMDESPTLLRSASKGQNHWVGFHLVGGPKSPRDATGAVVYLQAGGMRQRADVVAGGSFASSSDPRPHFGLGTVSRIDSVEVHWSSGAVEKLRVPGPDRMYTVVEGHGVQ, via the coding sequence ATGAGACCTATCAGGCTGGCAAAACTTTTCATCTCACTGACAGCGTTGTTTATGGGCGTTTCTCTTCTGTACGGCCAGAATCCGCTGGAACAGCGGACGCAGAAATCGCAAGAGGGCGCGCAGTCTCCCGCTCAGGGTGGTTCGAACACTGCAGGAGCCCACCCGCCTGTGCTCGGCGCAGACAACCGGCCGATCACTCTCGGTGGCGCGGTTCGCACCGGTCCTGTTCCTTACACGGATGTGACTGCGGCTGCGGGGCTTTCTGTGTGGAAGCATGTTTCAGGGCAGGACGAAAAGCGATACATCCTGGAGGTGGTCGGCTCTGGTGTCGCTCTATTCGACTACGACAACGATGGCTGGCTCGACATTTACTTGCCTAATGGCTCGACGCGAGCCGCGATGGAAGGGAAGGCGGAGGCTCCCCGCGCCGCACTGTTCCACAACAATCATGACGGCACCTTCGAAGATGTAACGGAAAAGGCCGGAGTCGCCAACGGACGGTGGGCCTTCGGCGCAGTTGCCGGAGATTTTGATAACGATGGCTGGCCGGACCTGTACGTTACAAACTTTGGCAAGAACCGGCTGTATCGCAATAATCACGACGGCACGTTCGTCGATGTTGCAGAGAAGGCCGGAGTGGCCCTGGGCGGCTGGTCAACAGGAGCGACCTGGGGCGACTATGACGGCGACGGCAAGCTGGACCTGTTCGTGCCGGGCTATGTGAAAGTCGATCTGAAGAACCTGCCGGAAGCCGCGCCGGGTGCAGCCAGTCTCGCCTACTGTTCGTTTCGCGGAGTTCCTGAATACTGCGGCCCGAGGGGCCTTCCGGGAGAGTCTGACCATCTGTTTCACAACAAGGGCGATGGCACTTTCGAAGACGTCAGCGTCAAGGCAGGGGTAGCCGACAACCCGGGATACTACGGCCTGGCCTCCGCATTCGTCGACGTAAACAATGACGGCAAGCTTGACCTGCTAGTGGCGAACGACTCCACGCCAAACTATCTTTACCTGAATAAAGGGAACGGCACTTTTGAAGATGTGAGTTATGCGTCTGGTTACGCACTCAATAAAGATGGAAGAGAAACAGCTTCCATGGGGATAGGGATTGGCGACTACCGCAACAATGGACTGGTCGATATCTTCAACACGACCTTCTCCGATGACTACAAGCCCCTCTATCGAAACGATGGTGATGCGAACTTCACCGACGTGAGCTACGAGTTGCATATCGCGGAGGGCACCATTCCGTTCCTTGGTTGGGGTACCGCGTTTCTCGACTACGACAATGACGGCTGGAAAGACCTGGCCTTCGTCAATGGCCACGTGTACCGCGATGCAGATAAACAGCCCTGGGGAACAAGCTGGGCGGAGCGCATGCTCCTGTTTCGGAACGTGCAGGGCAAGCTGGAACCCGTTCCTGCTGTGGAAGGCACGGCGCTTGCGATGCCTCGCGCCTCGCGTGGACTGGCTGTTGGCGACTTGTTCAATACAGGACGGCTCGACTTGGTAATCAACAATATGGATGAGTCTCCAACGCTGTTGCGCAGCGCTTCCAAGGGGCAGAATCACTGGGTCGGTTTCCACCTTGTCGGCGGCCCGAAGAGCCCACGCGATGCCACGGGCGCGGTCGTCTACCTGCAGGCTGGTGGCATGCGCCAACGCGCCGATGTGGTAGCAGGTGGAAGCTTTGCTTCGAGTTCGGACCCACGTCCGCACTTTGGTTTGGGGACTGTCAGTCGCATCGATTCCGTTGAGGTGCACTGGTCCAGCGGAGCTGTCGAGAAGTTGAGAGTGCCCGGTCCGGACCGTATGTATACGGTTGTGGAAGGCCATGGTGTTCAATAG
- a CDS encoding hydroxypyruvate isomerase family protein: protein MALVSRRAMLQSGLAAAAFAASPSSSSGQKVEDKDAPIVRKGRIRQSVCKGPYPGLTVDELCRYGAHIGLKGIDLLQPADFEVPKKYGLTCAMGYAGAGTIKDGLNRIENHAPIEAALRQTIPLAVKAGVPNLITFSGNRNGMSDEEGAKNTIIGLNRVKHMMEDANITLCLELLNSKVNHKDYMADHTEWGAQVMEQVNSPSCKLLYDIYHMQIMEGDLIATITKNIKWIGHFHTGGVPGRNDLNDMQEVQWDGVMRGIAATGFNGYVAHEFKPLGDPYAALLQAVNRCDV, encoded by the coding sequence ATGGCATTGGTATCTCGTCGGGCCATGCTCCAGAGTGGCTTGGCTGCGGCAGCATTTGCCGCCAGCCCATCTTCGTCGTCAGGCCAGAAGGTCGAGGATAAGGATGCTCCCATTGTTCGCAAGGGGCGAATCAGGCAATCGGTTTGTAAAGGACCCTATCCCGGACTTACCGTCGATGAACTCTGCCGCTATGGCGCTCACATCGGCTTGAAGGGTATAGACCTTTTGCAGCCGGCAGATTTTGAGGTCCCGAAGAAGTACGGGCTCACCTGCGCCATGGGATACGCGGGCGCAGGAACCATTAAGGATGGCCTGAACAGGATTGAAAATCACGCGCCAATCGAAGCAGCACTTCGCCAGACCATCCCGCTCGCGGTCAAAGCGGGCGTACCGAATCTCATCACGTTCTCCGGCAACAGAAACGGTATGTCTGATGAAGAAGGCGCAAAGAACACCATCATCGGTCTCAACCGAGTCAAACACATGATGGAAGACGCCAACATCACCCTGTGCCTGGAGCTTCTGAACAGTAAGGTCAACCACAAAGACTACATGGCGGACCATACAGAGTGGGGAGCGCAGGTCATGGAGCAGGTCAACTCCCCCAGCTGCAAATTGCTCTACGACATCTATCACATGCAAATCATGGAAGGTGATCTGATCGCCACCATCACAAAGAACATCAAGTGGATCGGTCACTTTCATACCGGCGGCGTTCCCGGCCGGAACGACCTCAATGACATGCAGGAAGTGCAGTGGGATGGCGTGATGCGCGGCATCGCAGCCACCGGATTCAATGGTTACGTTGCGCACGAATTCAAACCACTTGGCGATCCGTACGCAGCCCTGCTGCAAGCGGTCAACCGTTGCGATGTGTAG
- a CDS encoding gluconate 2-dehydrogenase subunit 3 family protein, translated as MQRRDVLRLLTSAAVVSSLPLEMLQSLQQARAEVGPTVGLRTLNAHQNETITTISDLIIPETATPGAKGAKVNEFIDLLLTEWYDKPDTERFLQGIADADAASQKQFGKTFVQCSAAQQTQLMKGWDNEAMAYVRTSKLAQKTKSAQPPANFFYTVKRLTIVGYYTSEIGFLKELGASIIPPKHAGCAPLSEARS; from the coding sequence ATGCAACGACGAGATGTTCTCCGCCTGCTGACCTCGGCAGCAGTCGTATCTTCACTGCCATTGGAGATGCTCCAGTCTCTTCAACAAGCCCGGGCGGAAGTCGGCCCCACTGTGGGCTTGAGAACATTGAATGCGCATCAGAATGAAACCATCACAACCATCAGCGACTTGATCATCCCGGAAACGGCCACACCAGGCGCAAAGGGCGCAAAGGTGAATGAGTTCATCGATCTGTTGCTCACCGAGTGGTATGACAAGCCGGATACCGAACGGTTTCTGCAGGGCATCGCCGACGCGGATGCCGCAAGCCAGAAGCAGTTCGGAAAAACGTTCGTGCAATGCTCCGCCGCACAACAGACGCAACTGATGAAGGGCTGGGACAACGAAGCCATGGCGTACGTGCGGACTTCGAAACTTGCGCAAAAGACCAAGTCTGCCCAACCTCCCGCAAACTTCTTCTACACCGTGAAACGCCTCACGATCGTGGGTTATTACACATCTGAGATTGGCTTCTTAAAAGAACTTGGAGCCTCAATCATCCCGCCAAAGCACGCGGGATGCGCACCACTTTCGGAGGCCCGCTCGTGA